The DNA window aaatataaatatttgtttaaatcatATTCTCTATCTGTGTATTTGATGTAACTATCACTACAAATAATTAAGCAAATCTCGAGTGATTCCTGGTAATGTTTACCTTTTGTTGCTTTGAAAAATTTTAGGTACGATTAGTTTGAGATAAGAATCTGGCATAGaacttttcataaatttatgaatttaataaaaatacctaacTAAAGCAAAGCTGGTATGTATTATGATTCCCAGGACGAATATCTGAGCGTGAGGAAACAAATGAGGGTATAAATCCATTATACCCCATATTCCTCTCCAAACACTAACCACTAGCGGTGCTACGACGAATGATGAGAATACTGCGTCTCCTGAAACCACAAAGAAGAGTCTTAGAGTTTATCCATCGTTCAGACTTTAACGAttaagatttatgtattttaaaaacctGTATGAATTAAGATTGTAATTCTTgagaagattaatttaaaacaaaagcgaCATATTGAGCTTTCTTGTCAGGACTCTTTAGAACCCTTCATTGCCcagtaatacatatttatattgacaAAAATGTGTAAAGGTTATTTAACTGTGTGCTCAAAAAATCTTCCATGACACttttgtatatgttaatttCTCAAAAATGCCGAAAAATAAAGCTTTTCCACATACATACTTTCACGatactatttttaaacgaatattttaatctaaagtCATAAAATTGTGTAAGCATAGACTATTTGATCTGTCTATCCtatctttatctttttattgACACCACGTGTTACTTGTAATTCTAAGTAcagtacaaataaaattatatgataaaatgtatatgagGAAATTAAGCTTGATGGTTAGATATTCATTCTAAAAATAGAGTACAGAAACAACTCGTAATACACGTATGTATAAGCTTTGTATCTCCAAATTACAGACTCAAATGTTCATCTAGAATAATGGTAATTttggtaaagtaaaaaaaaagataaaatagaaaTGTTACCGAAATGTAGTCGCTCACTATTAGTTTAATTGTtggaaataaaaagtatataagagCAGGAAATACATCAACACTCGCGTTTAAATAATTGAGTTTCGAAAATATACttaactagctgttgcccgcggctttgcttgcgtggaaattgattatattacagaataatttaaattattacatttaagacctcatttgtggttcgactttcgtgggatacaccagactgcttacagagctcactctcgaacaggctatttagaactgtacatgcgaaaaacagtcttctcttatatctactccggCCCTTTTAgaattgtcatggtgaagcatactttaagcgcgaactgtactctcGTGAAATcaaaggggtattctgatggtatcaatgacattcgtggaatatacactatttctcctttagtcacatccagtgataactgtaacctatgacattacgatagagaacccttactattagtctggtgcatttgcataatttttgaggtcttaaattcctcagtaacattattggcgccCTAATCACCTTgcccgtcattttttatgttaaaaaagggcttcaagactaacctatatgCGAAATTTCAACTCCTATTTCAATCCTTAGGGGTAGAAtgtccagaaacgcttaaatacatatctactcatttttcatcagtagcccaaaaataaagatgaatacttataacttcaaaaatgacggacttccagactaacctacatacgaaatttcaacgcctatttcaacccttaggggtatAATATCCAGAAactcttaaatacatatctactcatttctcatcagtagcccaataataaaaattaatgcttattacttcaaaaatgacggatttccataTTAACCTACAGAAGAAATATCAATCCCTAGGAGtataatatgcagaaacgcttaaatacatatctactcatttctaattagtagcccaaaaataaagattcatgttcctaacttaacccttatttcaccccattAGAGGTAGTATATCCGGAAACgctaaaatacatatctacatatttttaaacagtaacccaaaaacaaagtttcgtGTTACTACCTTAAAAAATTACTGACTTCCATGCAAATTTTCAATCCTTATTGCACCCCcataggggtagaatatccagaaacgcataaatacgtatctacttaattttaatcagtatcctaaaaacaaagtttcatatttctaacttaaaaaaatgggaaggtgtatgatcctccacgtctggtattcgtgttggcgaggtgaccagttgtgtcaaatcatatgctaaagcgaagtcaaGAACAattctacccgcatgatcggtagtgcgtgatcgaagccattcggcatggtgggcattaaaatcgccaagaattactatctctgcggatgggatctgctgcagcaagGAATCtctagccatttggacgtgctcaaccagtcggtcggcttcggcattaccgctatggaacctataaaggcacgcgtagattcgcggatggtcgtcgcagtctacacgcaacTAGATAATCGACAGGTCCTGCCCTttaaggctgccgaggcgtcgagaacagatatcatctctgacgtaaacgcacaccccagctcgtggtacaaaggaatgttccaatttgtacccggggtcaGAGAGAAAAGTCGTAttcaggagaggatatctgggtctcggtaagaaagagcaaggccggcttcgccgtctcatggtgtaagtgaacggcgttcaattTGGAGTTGAGTcaccttatgttgcagaagtccacactaagagtggtaggggttgccttatgatgcctgctccgcttgctccgaacagtggcgagcgcaatattgccccccccccccccagaattcggagggcagcctgggcatccctgctcaggtggtgtacgttctgagcatggatgcccagagagggattctccaccgcagtcgcttatggtaccctcctggggtaataaaaccaaattctgcacatccattatgttttggggggggggggatcgggcctccgggactctcacataccggacgaaacgcggtagtaTAGCTACCaatttacgccgattttaagtgagagagtggtacttccccggtcgtgccggcccattcggctgcaaaccgaaggtatgcagtgagGCACTACCACtataatcagtatctcaaaaattaaatttcatgtttctaacttaaaaaatgacggacttccatacaaacgttcaacccctatttcaccctcttagggcttgaatttccaaaatttctttcttagtgggtgtctactcaataaaaagatcctactcaccaaatttcaagaccctaactttaatagtctACGTTCGGCGATGaagaatcagtcagtcaggacttgttattttatatatatagaagattattTATGTACCTAGAAAATTCTAtactatttctaataataaactgAGATGAGTAGATAACTCTTAATATAGACTATTTATGtctaagtattgttattttttgcgCGGAAAAAGAAAAAGTCGAATGTACATATTAATGTCCAGTCAGAGTAaaaaaaccttcgtcagttttcaaattcattcctttatcaagtcgtaaactcttagtaccttttgaaactaaagcactaaacagacaactgcatataaaattaaactaacatagtatgataacttggttcaaaatagtgtaacatctttggactacgtctagtgtcatatcaacatgaaCCCTTTTTAATTGCCTAATTActcattacaaaatttaatatgatatcttctactgaattgtcaaagtctgtcagtgtcatatattttcttgcaatatcttgcaattttacaacaaatagaataaaaacgcttgtaatattattcggccgttgttttgagtgacggttaatgtaatgacgtgacgtgtgatgagtggttccattggcaccgggaagtggtggtgatttcTTGGCCTGCAAAATCGGCGGATATAAACCCTTTCGAAAAtgtatggggtttgatggtgcagcggtggatgaataataacgatagaaccaaagcagctgtcttaGAACATCGCCGAAGTGTTTGGGAGAGCTTCCGAGGAACCGACATctatgcgacagcgactacaagctttGATTTATACGAATGGcagatatactcgtttttaataaaataaataagatttgtttaagtgaataaattttatcacaattactatttatttttactattttatttactacttctgtcttgcggtttcacccgcgtacccgaaagattttatgttttcccgggataaaaagtgtccaatatgttattccagtacatattctatctttgtatgttttatgcaaatccgttcagtacttttttacgtgaaagagtaacaaacatccatccatacctcagagaaatcagccagatccatacacaaactttcgcgtttataatattagtaggaagtaggattactactatgcactctcttttataagagacaagacaatgtcacaatctccgatgttacatgagcattcacgaagggctatgaggtttcgtgaaaagttggtaattgtcatcccgattgacggcttcttcttattattattatagctattaaaaacgctattatactctttgctagatgcgacttataatgacattgcggtGCAATATGTCATATtcatcggtaaagcaggttttCGCTCacactgagcacacgaaaatagatctcaAGGTGACGAActttttcttaccccgactgtacatataTACGCCAAAGTATCGAAGACATAGCGGACACCGATTAGTTCCAATTTTcctaaaagttttaaataaagctaAAGTAACAAATCTCATAATTAGTAGTACTCTTATAAACACTTCATACGGAAAATACTActacatgtaataatataaaaccttacaAAATATTTCCTAATTACGTGAACTTAGTGGCGGGGCAAGGCCAAAGTTTTGCAGGCAAGATCAGGAGGAGGATCAGGATCAGGGGGTTCTCAGCCCATTATCCCTAAGAATTGTGGGCgaccttctttttttaaattgatataactgtttttatttataacagaactaatatatcttataactaTGTAAGTGTAAagtaatgttgtttacacctttaaagatgtatcactttgaatgttacccacattatttgttaattttaagtgcttagtgataagttgatggtgtaactttttcaataaataaataagtgcaCATAAAAAACGGACGCAACATCTATTCGATATTGTTTTCATACTTTactttagataatttatttaatatttataccgtCAAAAACTAAGGACAACATATACAAGACAGGtagttttaactttaactttaggGTAACGttacagatattgaatctgttttacAAAAGTTAACAGTACGGTATTTATAaacttggagctagagactacTTTCGGggtgtttttaacaaagtaggaatactccttgttgcgtcacaatatatttaacaatgttatgtatgtgtatGCAAAGAAACGTTGACGACTTTGATAGAAACAGTGATAGTCTTTGTATGTACATGAGACGTCAAGATAAGTttataacaccaagtttccgCTCAGCAAAGTCAacaaatccttcttggggcaaggtgtttctataaaaacatttcgcagatatttttaactatgcagattcataaatgtaaatcttttgtaaaaaatatattcataaaaaaggaGTATTATAAtcttcattccgaaccggtgataactTCACTCAATATAGTTTTGTCAAATAAAGATTccaaggtgcttgtaaaagcctactcgaataaactatattttgattttgttaccTGCTCCGTAACAAATTTCCTGTTTATTGCATTCAATGATTTCTTCATCAGGGGGTTCCTCTGGTATCATCTTATTGATATTGACGGCAGTAATCTCAGGTAGGAGTGTGTCTGAAGCATTCGGTTTCAtctgaaaaaaaagtaataagaaTTTTCATATCTATTTTCGATAGGGTTTTATTTCCtcaaaaatttatacataaatatactgaCGGGCTCATAAATCACATTAAAGTTCAGGATTATTTTCGAATTAACGTTAGATTAAACTAtatgaaaatatcaaaactGTACATTaaccataaacaaaaaacaaaatttaaaaatagaactgtagtaaaagattaaattatagccgggaaaataaaatatatgcacaGTGAGACTATATATTCACTTGTCATTAGAGTGAAGTTTGAAATTCAATCGTTTTGCTTCTTATTTTCCTTTgcgatttaaattattgtaacgagtattattgattattattcttttaaacttTAGAGTTTCGTATCCATAAATATGGATACTTCGTCCGAACAAGCAGCTTAAATTGTGGTAGTGTTGCGGAAATGCACAAGGATTGGAACAATGCTTGttgttagaaatttaaatttaagacagTCTACGATTTCTAGAATATACCGAAGTAAATGTGAGAGATGGGTTCCTACAAAAGGTACCGGCAGAATCCGAGCAACCACCCGAACTGAACTGTGCTTGGAAGGGCAATGTGCCTCCATATTATAAACCATCGCAGGAAAGTACCTATCACAGATGAATTGTTCCTTTTGAAGGCGCTTCGTGTATGGTTTGGGGTGGTATTTCGATGATTGGGCGAACGGACCTTGTGATTTGACGGCACAACGTTATATAACAGAGGTTttacaatcatttttaatcagtattagGTGTAGTAAAACTTAGAAAATCGACTAATGTCGAAGAcatgtaaaaacataaaataatgataatggatAAAGAGTAAGGTATGTATATGTTGTTAGCTTAACTTCCATTAAGTAAACATAATGAATTTGGTTTAAGTGTGAAAGCAGTCCGTGTTACCTCAATTTTAAAGCCCCGTTCAGGTCAAGTCTGTGGAAGCACAAAACTAAATCGGGATAGGTAGAAGCCTGTAAATAACCCTTAGGTgatcaacaataaaaataagcaatcagagttatatgttatatgttttgaataactgcaaacgttttaataaatccAACTAacttattgaaattgaaatatactttatattgtacaccacaaacaacacgaaacccatagaaaaaaaaagtattaaatacaaaaacgaaaaataaaaaataaatgttgattacgagtgttgtacaatgggcggactaatggctaattagccatctcctccagacaacccaatctgagagagatttTTAAAACCATCGGCGTAGGCGGTGCagtcataaacttacatacaaatattgacacactaatacttatacttactacatatatacatatgtatatataatatatatctctattatacaCTAATGCATATTAagatactaaaatgttatataaaggaaataaattaaagtcgtctaaattattatttaggtaatagtTTTTAACGGCTTTTTTAAAAGCTGAAATTGATGGagctttttttatatctaccGGAAGAGCATTCCATAACTTTATGGCCTGTACAGTAAACGAAATGTTTaggaattttgttttgtttaggAATCTTATCTTTATAATGCTAATCTAACTAAAGGTTTATTTGCGAATTTATCAATGATGTTGATACgccttggtgatagggctttgtgcaagcacgttTGCTTAAAAACCACCCACCCGTCAGTAAGCTAGTGTAACTTCTGCCTGTagcagaagggacataacatcttagttcctaagtaggtggcgcattggcgatgtaaggaatggttaatatttctcacagagccaatgtctattggcggCGGTAACCATTTGACGGGGCCTATCATCGAATTCTACATGAatcttatgttatttaaaaactaacctAACTTTAATGTCAAAATTGTTCTTAGAATAGCAaatagtaagtatatttttagtcatttgtaataaaacaaaaaaaaaattacttagttAATCACTTTTTTGTGTGGTACGTTCCATAGATAATCTAGTATCCTCTTTGAAGTAGTTGATATGAAAACATGACaacttaaaataagtaaaacaaagTGTCAACGAAGACTTTTTAGAATATTGAACAgaatattcgtttaatattgtggaaaaaataaataaatgatcaaGCTACGAGTATTTTTCTAGCACGGAAGGTATTTATAGCAAACACTATTTAGATTTTCGTAGATCTCTGAGATAAGTATAGcatgaatgattttatttcccaaataaatgtataaggCTATATATAAGGCAAGAGATCTGGTAAGagaactttgtttatttacttgtgTTCGCGCATTGGTCGTATTATCATTAGTACAGACACTGTAAGGCGTCCTCTATATTTTATCACCGGAAGCGAAACACAAATGCCCGGTTGCATTGTGGCGCTGTGCAGCCTGGGTGGTGATTGGCCAGCGCGCATATTCTTAACTTATTCTAAAAACTATGCACATtgtgtcaattattatttatctaaacaAAAACATCacatatacttatattgtattaatttaaatataggcaccactgttaaaaacaaaaatgtttctgTTAAACTGTATTAAGttgttaagaatttaaataatttcatcaacATTCAAAATATGAATGTGTTATCACGGCGAATaatggtttatattattatcattgctgtttataataaagaaatcaaaataaagtccccttaaataaaaaaatacttaacatatcctattatattacttattatatcatttttttcattaacctccattaatttcaaatgtatcaTCTGACTgggaaaatgatataaatagatattgaaTAAATGGAGTTTTATCACACTTATAAGTACACTTTtcaaaaatttcattatatttatagcaatcACTTTGATAACTTATTTTCCATTATCGGTCTGTCCAATGAAGCACCActaatgttaataaatcttCTTTGTGAATTGCGcagactttaaatttaaaacaatttaatttaataaaaaatattaataaagtatataaataaaatactaaaaaatcttCTCCTCTAAAAGAGACGATTTCTCCAAATGTGACTACAATGGAATTTTAGAGACACCAAAGATATTGAATACGGGTTTCCTAGCCAAGATGTTTTTGGTAAGAAAATCGGATGGTGAGCTCTGTTTAATATTCGACCTTAAAGGGCTCAACCGCTATATTCCAATAAAGCATTTGTACTCGGTACCTCAGATGGATCTTACAGAagatcgctgtttagcgataaggccgcctcttgtgcatttttcttaaatgtgattcaactttatgtttactggtgtacaataaagagtattttgattttgatttgattgatttgaagAACAAGACACAAAGTCAGCTAGGCCTCTTAAACTTTGCAAATATGATAATTCCTCGTGGACTGTATTGTTGGCGAATATAGAGGTTTCTAAACATTTTTCCTCGTCACAAATTATGGACAAAAGATAAATGTTCCAGATTTGTCTGTCAGGGAAATAGTTGCTGTGGAACGGAATGGAAATTATCGCACAGTACACTATGcgataatttcataataagtgAATTTAAGACGGGAAAACATTTTGGTTCAGTCGTACAACCCTGGTGGCGCATATGAAGAACTAGGGAGGTA is part of the Vanessa tameamea isolate UH-Manoa-2023 chromosome 10, ilVanTame1 primary haplotype, whole genome shotgun sequence genome and encodes:
- the LOC113399381 gene encoding uncharacterized protein LOC113399381; the encoded protein is MASESGVNKCDSGTGPFAQSSKYHPKPYTKRLQKEQFICDRYFPAMVYNMEAHCPSKHSSVRVVARILPMKPNASDTLLPEITAVNINKMIPEEPPDEEIIECNKQEICYGAGDAVFSSFVVAPLVVSVWRGIWGIMDLYPHLFPHAQIFVLGIIIHTSFALVRSFLLSRSRDAWGEGRAGRWLRERFLSKVYTYVFILSNIMHWRGGFGLLDMFVTHIIPEDDNCHRPVLIGALTLLFYLVTICFRSSRNILASPYFLVSDGKEATYIFTTRFQSKKKF